Proteins encoded together in one Calditrichota bacterium window:
- a CDS encoding TIGR01777 family protein, which translates to MRIGALERLTPSWSAIRVTWGDEHVREGSRRELVVPAGPLKIKWLAKHHSIIAGRQFIDEQERGPFRKWSHLHLCTDIGAGRSELEDRIDYDFPLGRLGGIFGRSQVQWMLRTVFPWRHERTWMDLSRHAEFADRPRLKVAISGASGLIGKSLKEFLQTGGHSVWTLDRKKSQRTESIYWNPRTGEIEAEKLEGLDAVVHLAGRSIADGRWTESVKQQILDSRVQGTTLIAETISRLKTPPKVLISASAMGIYADSDGPVSEDGALGSTFTADVVKAWESSADAARKAGIRVVHPRISLVLSGWGGSLGRLLPVFRWGLGGKLGHGRQMMSWIHLDDLTAAIYRMIYDESLAGPVNCSTGAVSNQEFTKTLGHVLGRPTLFSVPELAIKTGFGQMGQELLLSSLNMRAEVLEKSGFRPWLSDLESAFRFETGKPHRHQPPFHPVSLPQSGQNGYLIS; encoded by the coding sequence ATGCGAATCGGAGCCTTGGAGCGATTGACGCCCTCCTGGTCAGCAATTCGGGTGACATGGGGCGATGAACATGTCCGGGAAGGCAGTCGGCGGGAGTTGGTCGTACCTGCCGGGCCACTCAAAATAAAGTGGCTGGCCAAACACCACAGCATCATCGCGGGTCGGCAGTTCATTGACGAACAAGAGCGTGGGCCGTTTCGCAAGTGGTCACACCTGCATCTTTGCACAGACATCGGCGCGGGCCGGAGCGAACTGGAAGACCGAATTGACTACGACTTTCCGCTGGGGCGGTTGGGCGGGATTTTCGGACGCTCTCAAGTGCAATGGATGCTAAGGACGGTGTTTCCATGGCGTCACGAACGCACGTGGATGGATCTATCGCGCCATGCGGAATTCGCGGATCGTCCGCGGTTGAAGGTGGCGATCTCCGGCGCAAGCGGATTGATCGGCAAGTCTCTCAAGGAATTTTTGCAGACCGGTGGACACAGCGTGTGGACTCTGGACCGCAAGAAATCACAAAGAACAGAATCGATTTACTGGAATCCTCGAACGGGTGAGATCGAAGCGGAGAAACTCGAAGGGTTGGATGCCGTCGTGCATCTGGCCGGACGAAGCATCGCGGATGGACGCTGGACTGAGTCGGTCAAGCAGCAGATTCTGGACAGCCGTGTGCAGGGAACGACGCTGATTGCAGAAACGATCTCGCGGCTGAAAACTCCGCCTAAAGTTCTCATCAGCGCGTCGGCCATGGGAATCTACGCGGATTCGGATGGCCCGGTTTCAGAAGACGGCGCACTGGGCAGCACATTCACTGCGGATGTCGTCAAAGCATGGGAATCGTCAGCCGACGCCGCTCGAAAAGCGGGTATTCGGGTGGTACATCCGCGGATTTCATTAGTACTCTCAGGTTGGGGCGGAAGTCTGGGAAGGCTGCTCCCGGTCTTTAGATGGGGACTCGGAGGCAAGTTGGGGCACGGCCGGCAAATGATGAGCTGGATCCACCTCGATGACCTAACTGCGGCTATTTATCGCATGATTTATGACGAGAGCTTGGCTGGACCTGTAAATTGCTCGACCGGGGCCGTCAGCAATCAAGAGTTTACGAAAACGTTGGGGCATGTTTTGGGACGACCGACGTTGTTTTCGGTCCCTGAACTTGCTATAAAAACTGGATTTGGTCAGATGGGGCAGGAACTTCTGCTTTCGAGCCTGAACATGCGTGCGGAAGTGCTTGAAAAATCAGGATTCAGGCCGTGGCTATCCGATTTGGAGTCGGCCTTCAGGTTTGAGACGGGCAAACCGCATCGCCATCAGCCACCATTTCACCCGGTCAGTTTGCCACAAAGCGGGCAAAATGGGTATCTAATCTCTTAG
- the odhB gene encoding 2-oxoglutarate dehydrogenase complex dihydrolipoyllysine-residue succinyltransferase, with protein sequence MLEVKVPSPGESVNEVTISNWLKSDGEFVEANDELFEIESEKATLSVSAESSGVLKILINAGTTVEVGALACTIDESATAGAAPVKAEAAPAKAESAEPSVPALAASSGSKIASPAASKILREAGVSADSVSNGSGKAGRVTKEDAVKAAASAKSVPSPAPSAAPAASSNGPTAAPAKAAPSHMPPQAPKVAYTGERVERREKMSPLRQKVAERLVSVRQTTAMLTTFNEVDMSNLMQLRKDYKEKFQEQHGVRLGFMSFFVKAVTEALKYFPAVNASIEGDEIVYHDYVDMGVAVQAPKGLVVPVLRNAESMTLADVEREIERLAGRARNNQLTIDEMTGGTYTISNGGVFGSLMSTPILNPPQSAILGMHKIEERPIALNGQVVIRPMMYVAMSYDHRIIDGRESVGFLVRVKESLENPVRMLLQV encoded by the coding sequence ATGCTTGAAGTGAAAGTCCCCAGCCCCGGGGAATCCGTCAACGAAGTCACGATATCGAACTGGCTGAAGTCAGACGGCGAATTCGTCGAAGCGAACGACGAGTTGTTTGAGATCGAATCCGAGAAGGCGACGCTCTCGGTGTCCGCCGAATCGAGCGGCGTGCTGAAGATTCTGATCAACGCAGGCACAACCGTTGAAGTCGGCGCGCTAGCGTGCACGATTGACGAATCGGCGACCGCAGGCGCTGCCCCGGTGAAAGCGGAAGCTGCTCCCGCGAAAGCCGAATCAGCGGAGCCTTCCGTTCCCGCACTGGCTGCGAGCAGCGGATCAAAGATCGCATCACCCGCCGCGAGCAAGATTTTGCGCGAAGCCGGAGTGAGCGCGGACAGCGTTTCCAACGGCAGCGGCAAAGCCGGCCGCGTTACGAAAGAAGACGCGGTTAAAGCCGCGGCTTCGGCAAAGTCTGTGCCGTCACCCGCACCCTCAGCAGCTCCGGCGGCGAGTTCGAACGGCCCGACGGCAGCTCCCGCGAAAGCCGCTCCGTCTCATATGCCGCCGCAAGCGCCGAAAGTTGCCTACACAGGCGAACGTGTCGAGCGACGCGAAAAGATGTCGCCGCTGCGGCAGAAAGTGGCGGAACGCTTGGTTTCCGTGCGCCAAACCACAGCGATGCTCACGACGTTCAACGAAGTGGACATGTCGAACTTGATGCAGCTCCGCAAGGACTACAAAGAAAAATTCCAAGAACAGCACGGCGTCCGGCTTGGGTTTATGTCGTTCTTCGTGAAGGCTGTGACGGAAGCTCTGAAGTACTTCCCCGCCGTGAATGCCTCGATCGAAGGCGACGAGATCGTCTATCACGATTACGTCGACATGGGGGTTGCTGTACAGGCACCCAAAGGGCTTGTGGTTCCGGTGCTGCGCAACGCCGAGAGTATGACCCTTGCCGACGTCGAGCGCGAAATCGAGCGGCTGGCCGGACGCGCGCGCAACAACCAGTTGACCATCGACGAAATGACCGGCGGCACCTATACGATTTCTAACGGCGGCGTGTTTGGCTCTTTGATGTCGACGCCGATTCTGAATCCGCCTCAGAGTGCAATTTTGGGCATGCACAAGATCGAAGAACGTCCTATCGCACTGAACGGTCAAGTCGTGATTCGCCCGATGATGTACGTGGCGATGAGCTACGATCATCGCATCATCGACGGGCGAGAATCGGTCGGATTCCTCGTGCGCGTGAAGGAAAGTTTGGAAAATCCGGTGCGGATGCTCTTACAGGTCTGA
- a CDS encoding DoxX family protein, with product MMAFSHGLGKLPPSEKFISGVADIGFPNAVIFAWAAALSEFLFSLFVAAGLMTRISAFFVTFTMATAAYRHLSTGNGDPERALTYLAIFFALMLIGGGKFSVDKKLS from the coding sequence ATGATGGCCTTTTCACACGGATTGGGAAAACTCCCGCCGTCAGAAAAGTTCATCAGCGGCGTCGCGGACATCGGATTTCCGAACGCAGTGATTTTCGCGTGGGCGGCGGCGCTGAGCGAATTCCTGTTCAGCCTGTTCGTGGCCGCCGGACTCATGACAAGAATCAGCGCATTCTTCGTGACGTTTACCATGGCGACGGCAGCCTACAGGCATCTCAGCACCGGCAACGGCGACCCGGAAAGGGCTCTGACCTACCTCGCGATTTTCTTTGCCCTGATGCTGATCGGGGGTGGGAAATTCTCGGTGGACAAGAAGCTCTCATAG
- a CDS encoding S8 family serine peptidase, translated as MKRTWIFMVLVGLLASGALADKIKIEKLDDLPRHTYMVKEKVVDFLKDDAAIKKLAADVKKDLLADLDTYEITDKTTLQNMYADLGTIAIIEGDWKRYLDLVNMRIDLEDKEAAKHTMAMVGRAIASAQLKGVENYDKNLDTEIRSMLANMPYEVVEANVKSQKGSAEMVSEALVIGSIDANLQPLLDNTGGEISQDIANGLLGPYFTLRYYIPKKEIFVAALTDYINAHNVVKPDIWAERNFSLDKGKDYKPVTLCVWDSGVDTNIFVPLGQMWTNKNEKLDGKDDDKDGFVDDVHGIAWSLHSDKETGLLYPIGSENMIADEDQMRAWMKGLGDMQSSIESEEATALKKHMSTLAQDQVQPFFEAIGLYGNYCHGTHVAGIAAAGNPYARLMAARITFDFHFIPELPTVEQATKDAAALVETIDYMKKNGVRAVNMSWGGNLRSIEEALETHNAGGTPEERKELARKIYTIGDTAFKNAIKNAPEILFITSAGNSNADVKFEEFYPSSYDLPNIISIGAVDQAGEETSFTSFGKVDVYANGFEVLSYVPGGTKMKLNGTSMSSPQVLNLAGKLLAVKPDLTTKQLRELIINGADKQMAGDREVKLMNPKKSLALLEKM; from the coding sequence ATGAAACGCACATGGATTTTCATGGTGCTCGTTGGTTTACTTGCAAGCGGCGCATTGGCCGACAAAATCAAGATTGAGAAGCTGGACGATCTGCCCCGCCATACGTACATGGTGAAAGAAAAGGTCGTTGACTTCCTTAAGGACGACGCGGCGATCAAGAAGCTGGCGGCCGATGTGAAGAAAGACCTTTTGGCTGATCTTGATACCTACGAGATTACGGACAAGACGACGCTGCAGAATATGTATGCGGACCTTGGGACGATTGCCATTATCGAAGGCGACTGGAAGCGCTATCTTGACTTGGTTAACATGCGCATCGATTTGGAAGACAAGGAAGCCGCCAAGCATACGATGGCGATGGTGGGCCGCGCGATTGCGTCCGCGCAGTTGAAGGGTGTGGAGAACTACGACAAGAATCTCGACACCGAGATTCGCTCGATGCTGGCGAACATGCCGTACGAAGTCGTGGAAGCCAATGTGAAGTCTCAGAAGGGCTCGGCGGAAATGGTGTCCGAAGCACTGGTGATTGGAAGCATTGACGCGAATTTGCAGCCGTTGTTGGACAACACCGGCGGTGAAATTTCGCAGGACATTGCAAACGGATTGCTCGGACCGTATTTTACGCTTCGCTACTACATTCCCAAGAAGGAAATCTTCGTCGCCGCGCTGACGGACTACATCAACGCGCACAATGTCGTGAAGCCGGATATTTGGGCGGAACGTAATTTCTCGCTCGACAAAGGCAAGGACTATAAGCCCGTGACGCTGTGCGTGTGGGACTCCGGTGTAGATACGAATATTTTCGTACCGCTGGGTCAAATGTGGACGAACAAGAATGAGAAGCTCGACGGCAAAGACGACGACAAGGACGGCTTTGTCGACGACGTGCACGGCATCGCATGGAGCTTGCATTCGGACAAAGAAACCGGCTTGCTCTATCCGATCGGCTCGGAAAATATGATTGCCGACGAAGATCAGATGCGCGCGTGGATGAAGGGCTTGGGCGATATGCAGTCTTCCATCGAGAGCGAAGAAGCGACGGCGCTGAAGAAGCATATGTCGACGCTGGCGCAGGATCAGGTGCAGCCGTTCTTTGAAGCGATTGGCCTTTACGGCAACTATTGCCACGGTACGCACGTCGCGGGCATCGCCGCCGCGGGCAATCCGTACGCGCGCCTGATGGCCGCTCGTATCACGTTTGACTTCCACTTCATTCCCGAATTGCCGACGGTTGAGCAGGCGACGAAGGATGCGGCGGCGTTGGTCGAGACGATTGACTACATGAAGAAGAACGGCGTACGCGCCGTCAACATGAGCTGGGGCGGCAACTTGCGATCGATTGAAGAAGCTCTGGAAACGCACAACGCGGGCGGCACGCCGGAAGAACGCAAGGAACTCGCTCGCAAGATCTACACGATCGGTGACACGGCGTTCAAGAACGCGATCAAGAACGCTCCGGAAATTCTCTTCATCACCAGCGCGGGCAACTCGAACGCCGACGTGAAGTTTGAAGAGTTCTATCCGTCGAGTTACGATCTGCCGAACATCATTTCGATCGGCGCGGTGGATCAGGCCGGTGAAGAGACGAGCTTCACGAGCTTTGGTAAGGTGGACGTCTACGCCAACGGTTTTGAAGTGTTGAGCTACGTTCCCGGCGGCACGAAGATGAAGCTGAACGGCACGTCCATGAGCTCGCCGCAGGTTCTGAACTTGGCGGGTAAGCTGCTGGCAGTCAAGCCCGACCTGACGACGAAGCAATTGCGCGAGTTAATCATTAACGGCGCGGACAAGCAAATGGCCGGTGACCGCGAAGTCAAGCTGATGAACCCGAAGAAGTCGCTGGCGCTGCTCGAAAAAATGTAA
- a CDS encoding prohibitin family protein, whose amino-acid sequence MTTYTATPNPSLIFKVFGGLIIVVLIFRCFTVIPAGHVGVVDFFGKVSEATLKPGVNIRNPLATINKFSVKTQETKEVMTVPSKEGLSVQLEVSVLYHLNPEKAAEVYKSIGPNYREIILEPNFRSVTRGVTAGYEARALYTSEREVLAQQIHTELAKLVENRGITIEATPLRQVGLPPKLTASIEEKLQAEQESQRMEFVLTKESQEADRKRIEAQGIADFQKIVSQGLSDPFLRWKGIEATEKLATSTNAKVVVVGSGKDGLPIILGNQ is encoded by the coding sequence ATGACCACATACACTGCCACACCCAACCCCAGCCTGATCTTCAAAGTCTTCGGTGGGTTGATCATCGTTGTTCTGATTTTCCGCTGCTTCACCGTCATTCCGGCCGGCCACGTCGGTGTCGTGGACTTCTTTGGGAAAGTCTCAGAAGCGACTCTGAAGCCCGGTGTCAACATCAGAAATCCGCTCGCGACCATTAACAAATTCTCGGTCAAAACTCAAGAAACAAAAGAGGTTATGACCGTCCCGTCCAAAGAAGGGCTGTCCGTTCAGTTGGAAGTATCGGTACTCTATCACTTGAATCCGGAGAAGGCCGCTGAAGTCTACAAGAGTATTGGCCCGAACTATCGGGAAATCATCCTTGAACCAAATTTTAGATCGGTAACTCGTGGTGTGACAGCCGGTTATGAGGCTCGCGCTCTGTATACTTCCGAACGCGAAGTTCTGGCCCAGCAAATCCACACCGAGCTTGCCAAGCTGGTCGAAAACCGCGGAATCACCATCGAGGCTACGCCGCTCCGTCAGGTTGGATTGCCTCCAAAACTGACCGCATCCATCGAAGAGAAGCTCCAAGCCGAGCAGGAATCCCAGAGAATGGAATTTGTTTTGACCAAAGAATCCCAAGAAGCGGACAGAAAGCGCATCGAAGCGCAGGGTATTGCCGATTTCCAGAAGATTGTCTCACAGGGTCTGAGCGATCCGTTCCTGCGTTGGAAGGGCATCGAAGCTACTGAAAAATTAGCTACTTCCACGAATGCCAAGGTTGTCGTAGTCGGATCAGGCAAAGACGGGCTGCCCATTATTCTCGGCAATCAATAG
- a CDS encoding T9SS type A sorting domain-containing protein has translation MKDLVKQINTLMRKTIHFSSRALSAFNLLKRVGFAVFVLGGAGTLLIAQDWSTPIELTHGYGHGTPYMVVDSLLRVHLFVVRSQDPRPGSGQPNTLVYYLFDNWGRPLRDAYEVLPDSHWSDDGRIGLLLDRQERIHVLWNRYHDNSPPTHSLIYVRLSLDGEFLQEPLILDDNIEPGNYHMVETLSGEVWGACGNQFFAVDANGNVVEPLQYVYRPDSVLSANLMLAASPDGSVWGCLMTWSGLGDRLMTDRFWPPPRIEEITYIAEDVDANQAFNIDVNGAFHYIMYGDQRGLYYRFDSRAGRVEDSTVIDPNPYTNLQGNLILVAEDSLQFYWGRSLPPLGFYRICFTTDGTIGIGPQLIPHSLFFPGQQCAVWRDGGYWIPGVTWDGTVSDLAMLHIPGPNEPLASGWPPSNRNLLFEFEFAAYPNPFNNTLNISLFIPLHNYVAVTLFDLLGRDVDVIHRGRLETTTLSYTAPPELASGTYFLRVETPSQTQMQKISSEIASTRGQTKCGGSFKPPHSFQSACEAQRCLLFK, from the coding sequence GTGAAGGATCTTGTCAAGCAAATCAACACACTCATGCGCAAGACCATACATTTTAGTTCACGAGCACTATCTGCATTCAATCTTTTGAAGCGGGTGGGGTTCGCGGTTTTCGTGTTGGGGGGTGCGGGGACACTGCTTATCGCACAAGATTGGAGCACGCCAATAGAGTTGACGCATGGCTATGGACACGGCACCCCGTACATGGTAGTGGACAGTCTTCTTCGGGTTCACTTGTTCGTGGTTAGGTCCCAAGACCCGAGACCGGGATCTGGACAACCCAATACGTTAGTCTACTACTTGTTCGACAATTGGGGCAGGCCTTTGCGCGATGCGTACGAGGTTCTGCCGGACTCACACTGGTCAGACGACGGCAGAATAGGCCTATTGCTCGACCGACAAGAACGTATTCACGTATTGTGGAACAGGTACCATGATAATTCTCCACCAACACATTCGCTAATTTACGTACGATTGTCATTGGATGGCGAATTCCTACAAGAGCCGCTAATCCTTGACGATAACATCGAGCCTGGAAACTACCACATGGTTGAGACGTTAAGCGGAGAGGTCTGGGGTGCCTGTGGAAATCAGTTTTTCGCTGTGGATGCCAACGGCAATGTTGTGGAACCGCTGCAGTATGTTTACCGTCCAGACTCTGTGTTGTCGGCCAATCTGATGCTTGCGGCCTCGCCGGACGGATCTGTTTGGGGCTGCCTTATGACCTGGAGTGGCCTGGGCGACAGACTGATGACAGATCGCTTCTGGCCTCCGCCACGCATCGAAGAGATCACGTACATCGCGGAAGATGTTGATGCCAATCAAGCATTTAATATCGACGTGAACGGTGCCTTTCATTATATCATGTACGGCGACCAAAGAGGACTTTACTATCGGTTTGACTCACGTGCCGGACGTGTCGAGGATTCAACCGTGATAGACCCGAATCCCTATACGAATCTTCAAGGCAATTTGATTCTTGTGGCAGAAGACAGCCTGCAATTCTACTGGGGACGATCTCTGCCGCCTTTGGGATTCTACCGAATCTGTTTCACTACAGACGGTACTATTGGAATCGGGCCTCAATTAATCCCGCATTCCCTTTTCTTCCCGGGTCAACAATGCGCGGTTTGGCGGGACGGCGGTTACTGGATTCCGGGGGTTACTTGGGACGGCACAGTATCTGACCTGGCCATGCTTCACATTCCAGGGCCGAACGAACCACTGGCGAGTGGTTGGCCACCCAGCAATCGCAATCTTCTGTTTGAATTTGAATTCGCTGCCTACCCCAACCCCTTCAACAACACGCTAAATATCTCACTCTTCATCCCACTTCACAATTACGTCGCGGTCACACTCTTTGACCTTTTAGGCCGCGATGTGGATGTGATTCATCGCGGCAGACTTGAAACGACGACACTATCATACACAGCTCCCCCTGAGTTAGCCAGTGGCACTTACTTTCTCCGTGTCGAAACTCCTTCGCAAACCCAAATGCAAAAGATTTCTTCTGAAATAGCGAGCACAAGGGGACAAACAAAATGCGGCGGCTCTTTCAAGCCGCCGCATTCATTTCAAAGCGCGTGCGAAGCGCAACGTTGCCTACTTTTCAAGTAG
- a CDS encoding 2-oxoglutarate dehydrogenase E1 component, which translates to MSDLSFLVNADPQVIDDIYEKYRQQPDSVDHGWRKFFEGFEFARTLNGHAPQQAPEEMEKEFKVVNLIAAYRQRGHLFTKTNPVRKRRNYGGKLTLENFDLSEKDLDTVFQAGTRVGLGPAPLREIIRLLDETYCDSVGVEWIFMRDPKVLDWLKDRMESNRNRRHFTHEAKRHTLQMLTQAVVLEKFMHQRFVGQKRFSLEGLETFVPAMDAIVERGALLGIHDFVIGMAHRGRLNILTNVLDKDYRHIFNEFEGKQYTDAQFSGDVKYHLGHSVDKKTRAGLPVHLTVMPNPSHLEAINPVAAGVCRSKADLRFNGDYQKVLPILVHGDSAIAGQGVVYELLQMSHVDAYKTGGSLHIVLNNQVGFTTNYIEARSSTYCTDVAKTTLSPVFHVNGDDVEAVIYTVELALEFRQEFQRDVFIDILGYRKHGHNEGDEPRFTQPVLYKAIAAHPDPRQIYAKKLADEGTIPVDDSKQIEKDFRTKLDNDFRTAKEVFETMAPSSLKDYWKDLRFARAEDFEESPVTGVEIKTLKRVAQAITKLPEDVQFINKVERIFQDRRKMITEGRFDWAMGELLAYGTLCDEGFHVRLSGQDSKRGTFSHRHAMVRVEDSDNEYYPLQHISKKQGTFEIWNSILSEYAVMGYEYGYAMASPKSLVLWEAQFGDFANGAQIIIDQFVAGAEQKWRRENGLVLLLPHGSEGQGPEHTSCRVERYLEMCAGTNMQVVAGTSPANFFHVLRRQLARPFRTPLIVLTPKSPLRHPLCVSPIEEFGPDKRYQEVLDDTWTTPKQVKRVVFCMGKFYFDLVKKQRDADRKDVALVRLEQIFPLPKKQIQAILDRYPKAEFVWAQEEPANQGCWPFLNRKFDQAKLRVISRDEFCTPSVGFPELHDRELAELVNKVFAN; encoded by the coding sequence ATGTCAGACCTGTCATTTTTGGTGAATGCGGATCCTCAGGTAATCGACGATATTTACGAAAAGTACCGTCAGCAGCCTGATTCGGTGGATCATGGATGGAGAAAATTCTTCGAGGGGTTCGAGTTCGCGCGGACGCTCAACGGGCACGCGCCGCAGCAAGCTCCCGAAGAGATGGAAAAGGAATTCAAGGTGGTCAACCTGATCGCGGCCTACCGTCAGCGCGGTCACCTGTTTACCAAAACGAATCCCGTCCGCAAACGCCGCAACTACGGCGGCAAGCTGACGCTTGAGAATTTCGATTTGTCCGAAAAAGATTTGGACACGGTGTTTCAAGCGGGCACTCGCGTCGGCCTGGGCCCGGCGCCGCTGCGGGAGATAATTCGTTTACTCGACGAAACCTACTGCGACTCCGTGGGTGTGGAGTGGATTTTTATGCGCGATCCGAAGGTGCTCGATTGGCTCAAGGATCGTATGGAGAGCAACCGCAACCGCCGCCACTTCACGCATGAAGCGAAACGGCACACATTGCAAATGCTGACGCAGGCCGTGGTGCTCGAGAAGTTCATGCACCAAAGGTTCGTGGGACAGAAGCGGTTTTCTCTGGAAGGACTCGAGACTTTTGTTCCGGCGATGGACGCAATCGTCGAGCGCGGAGCGCTGCTGGGCATCCACGATTTCGTGATCGGTATGGCGCACCGCGGCAGGCTGAATATTCTGACGAATGTCCTGGACAAAGACTACCGTCACATCTTCAACGAGTTTGAAGGCAAGCAATACACGGACGCGCAATTCTCCGGCGACGTGAAGTACCACCTCGGCCATTCCGTTGACAAGAAAACCAGAGCCGGTCTGCCTGTTCACTTGACCGTTATGCCGAATCCGTCGCACCTTGAAGCCATCAATCCGGTGGCTGCAGGAGTTTGCCGCTCGAAAGCGGACTTGAGATTTAACGGCGACTATCAGAAAGTGCTGCCGATCTTGGTGCATGGCGACTCGGCGATTGCCGGTCAAGGAGTCGTGTACGAGCTTCTGCAAATGTCGCACGTCGACGCCTACAAGACGGGCGGTTCGTTGCACATCGTATTGAACAATCAAGTCGGGTTTACGACCAACTACATAGAAGCACGTTCGAGCACCTATTGCACGGACGTCGCGAAGACGACGCTCTCGCCCGTGTTCCACGTGAACGGCGACGACGTGGAAGCTGTGATTTACACCGTAGAGCTGGCGCTCGAATTCCGGCAGGAGTTCCAACGCGACGTGTTCATTGACATTTTGGGTTACCGCAAACACGGGCACAACGAAGGTGACGAGCCGCGTTTCACTCAGCCGGTCCTCTACAAAGCGATCGCCGCGCATCCGGACCCGAGGCAGATTTACGCGAAGAAACTCGCCGACGAAGGTACTATCCCGGTGGACGACTCCAAGCAGATCGAAAAGGACTTTCGGACAAAACTCGACAACGATTTCAGAACCGCCAAAGAAGTTTTCGAAACGATGGCTCCGAGTTCACTGAAAGATTACTGGAAGGACCTGCGCTTCGCCCGTGCGGAAGATTTTGAAGAGTCGCCGGTGACGGGAGTCGAAATCAAGACTCTCAAACGAGTCGCACAGGCGATCACCAAGCTCCCCGAGGACGTGCAGTTTATCAACAAGGTCGAACGAATCTTCCAAGACCGCCGCAAGATGATTACTGAAGGGCGATTCGATTGGGCGATGGGCGAGCTGTTGGCTTATGGGACACTGTGCGACGAGGGATTTCACGTCAGATTGTCGGGACAGGATTCGAAGCGCGGCACGTTTTCCCACCGTCACGCGATGGTGCGCGTCGAAGATTCCGACAACGAATACTATCCGCTGCAGCATATCAGCAAAAAGCAAGGCACGTTCGAAATTTGGAATTCGATCTTGTCAGAATATGCGGTGATGGGCTACGAATACGGTTACGCGATGGCATCGCCCAAATCGTTGGTTCTGTGGGAAGCACAGTTCGGCGATTTCGCGAACGGCGCGCAGATCATCATCGACCAGTTCGTAGCAGGTGCAGAACAGAAATGGCGCCGCGAAAACGGCTTGGTGCTGCTGCTTCCGCATGGTTCGGAAGGACAAGGGCCGGAGCATACGTCGTGCAGGGTTGAACGCTATCTCGAAATGTGCGCGGGCACGAATATGCAGGTCGTGGCCGGGACATCGCCTGCGAATTTCTTCCACGTATTGAGGCGGCAACTCGCGCGTCCGTTCAGAACTCCGCTGATTGTGCTGACGCCGAAAAGCCCCTTGCGGCATCCGCTGTGCGTCAGTCCGATAGAAGAATTCGGTCCGGACAAAAGATATCAGGAAGTGCTTGACGACACGTGGACGACTCCGAAGCAGGTTAAGCGCGTGGTATTCTGCATGGGCAAGTTTTATTTCGATCTTGTGAAAAAGCAGCGTGACGCGGATCGCAAAGACGTCGCTCTGGTCAGACTCGAGCAGATTTTCCCGCTTCCGAAAAAGCAGATACAGGCAATTCTCGACCGCTATCCAAAAGCCGAGTTTGTGTGGGCACAAGAGGAACCCGCGAATCAAGGTTGCTGGCCGTTTTTGAACCGCAAGTTTGATCAGGCAAAACTAAGAGTGATTTCACGAGATGAGTTTTGCACGCCGTCGGTCGGCTTCCCCGAATTGCATGACCGCGAACTCGCGGAGTTGGTAAACAAAGTATTCGCAAACTAA
- a CDS encoding aspartate/glutamate racemase family protein — protein MKTLGLIGGTSWHSTVDYYRLINKLVNERLGGLHSARLILYSVNFHEFYNNNQEEGWPGSERYVSNIAKTLEAAGAEGLIFCANTPHMVADAVQAAINIPLIHIAEATAAEIQKAKLTRVALLGTVFTMEQPFYKDILAKHGIETVVPEKAARDWIHNTIFEELGLGIFKPETKAEYLRIMHTMKEQGVEGVILGCTEIPMLVKPEECPLPAFDTIEIHAKAAVEWMLG, from the coding sequence ATGAAAACACTCGGACTCATCGGCGGAACAAGCTGGCACTCGACCGTTGACTACTACCGGCTGATCAACAAATTGGTCAACGAGCGACTCGGCGGATTGCACTCCGCGCGCTTGATTCTCTACTCCGTAAACTTCCATGAGTTTTACAACAACAATCAGGAAGAAGGCTGGCCGGGAAGCGAGCGCTACGTCAGCAACATTGCCAAGACTCTCGAAGCGGCCGGAGCGGAGGGCCTGATCTTTTGCGCGAACACTCCGCACATGGTCGCCGATGCCGTGCAAGCCGCGATCAACATTCCACTGATTCACATCGCCGAAGCCACCGCCGCCGAAATTCAGAAAGCGAAACTGACTCGCGTCGCGCTGCTCGGCACGGTATTCACGATGGAGCAGCCGTTCTACAAAGACATTTTGGCCAAGCACGGCATCGAAACCGTCGTCCCCGAAAAAGCCGCCCGCGACTGGATTCACAACACGATCTTTGAAGAATTAGGTCTCGGCATCTTCAAACCAGAGACCAAAGCCGAATACTTGCGCATCATGCACACCATGAAAGAGCAGGGAGTGGAAGGCGTCATCTTAGGCTGCACAGAAATCCCCATGTTAGTCAAACCCGAAGAGTGCCCGCTCCCCGCCTTTGACACGATTGAGATTCACGCCAAGGCCGCAGTGGAGTGGATGCTGGGGTGA